The following coding sequences are from one Campylobacter sp. RM16187 window:
- a CDS encoding branched-chain amino acid transporter permease, whose translation MSLVVLTATVATFLTRVAPFWIFKKDKPNKWLLSVERHMGLFIMVILVFYALKDTDFKEFPFGGREIVSAVCAILIHLKFKNALLSIVFSTAIYMFLLRI comes from the coding sequence ATGTCTTTAGTTGTGCTAACCGCTACGGTTGCAACGTTTTTAACCAGAGTTGCGCCGTTTTGGATATTTAAAAAAGACAAGCCAAACAAGTGGCTTTTAAGCGTTGAGCGACATATGGGGCTTTTTATAATGGTTATTTTGGTCTTTTACGCCCTTAAGGATACCGATTTTAAAGAATTTCCTTTTGGTGGACGCGAGATCGTTTCTGCTGTTTGCGCTATATTAATTCATCTTAAATTTAAAAATGCGCTTTTAAGCATAGTTTTTTCAACGGCTATTTATATGTTTCTTTTGAGAATTTAG
- a CDS encoding LysE family translocator — protein sequence MNYLLFIATFFPISFMPGINMTLALSIGISIGYFRALPMILGQLLSVGIVAFLCILGAATLMMKYEFIFIIIKICGAIYIIYLGIMLFFSRGKLALHRYNGEMGKISLFIHGMIISISNPKAWIFFAAILPPFIDRQDPFGSGIYMIIALLLVIEFISLSIYALGGAVLKRLLLNHLRILEIFTALLMCSIGIWMIVG from the coding sequence GTGAACTATCTTTTGTTTATAGCCACATTTTTTCCTATCAGCTTTATGCCCGGAATTAATATGACTTTGGCTTTAAGCATAGGTATTAGCATAGGTTACTTTAGGGCGCTACCCATGATTTTGGGTCAGCTATTATCTGTTGGTATTGTTGCTTTCTTGTGTATTTTAGGTGCTGCTACTCTTATGATGAAGTATGAATTTATATTTATAATTATAAAAATTTGCGGTGCTATTTATATCATATATCTTGGCATAATGCTGTTTTTTAGTAGAGGCAAGCTGGCTTTACATCGATATAATGGAGAGATGGGTAAGATTTCTTTGTTTATACATGGAATGATTATTAGTATATCAAATCCTAAAGCTTGGATATTTTTTGCCGCCATTTTACCACCGTTTATCGATAGGCAAGATCCCTTTGGAAGCGGAATCTATATGATTATCGCATTGCTTTTGGTTATAGAATTTATATCTCTTAGTATATATGCTCTTGGTGGAGCAGTCCTAAAAAGACTGCTCTTAAATCATCTTAGAATTTTAGAAATTTTTACAGCTT
- a CDS encoding type II asparaginase — translation MRFSLKVFIVMIFSATMALAKPTIYILATGGTIAGSGSGALDTSYTSGTVTVDKLIAAVPEINKIATIKGEQISNIGSQEMNNEVWFKLANRVNELLTSGKADGVVITHGTDTMEETAYFLNLVVKSDKPIVMVGAMRSSSSLSADGPLNIFNAVNVAINKETAGKGVVVTMNDEIHAAREVTKTNTTGVETFKSPNAGKIGTVFYGNVKYYMNPVRKHTVNSAFDITKIKELPRVDIIYSHSNDNPDFANISIKNGAKGIISAGMGNGNPFPTVLEVLGEGVKKGVVVVRDSRVGSGETTLNGEVDDGKYGFLASDNLNAQKARVLLMLALTQTNDKAKIQEFFYTH, via the coding sequence ATGCGTTTTTCGTTAAAGGTGTTTATCGTGATGATTTTTAGTGCTACGATGGCTTTAGCAAAGCCTACGATTTATATACTGGCAACCGGCGGAACGATAGCCGGAAGCGGTTCGGGTGCTCTTGATACGAGCTATACTTCAGGAACGGTTACGGTTGATAAGCTAATCGCCGCAGTACCTGAAATAAACAAGATCGCAACGATCAAAGGCGAGCAAATTTCAAACATCGGCTCACAAGAGATGAATAATGAGGTTTGGTTTAAGCTTGCCAATAGAGTAAACGAGCTTCTAACTAGCGGCAAAGCTGACGGCGTGGTTATCACTCACGGAACTGATACTATGGAAGAGACTGCATACTTCTTAAATTTAGTCGTAAAAAGCGACAAACCTATCGTAATGGTTGGTGCTATGAGAAGTAGTAGTTCACTTAGTGCAGACGGTCCTCTTAATATCTTTAATGCTGTAAATGTTGCTATCAATAAAGAAACAGCAGGTAAAGGCGTAGTGGTAACTATGAATGATGAAATTCACGCAGCTCGCGAAGTTACTAAGACAAATACTACAGGTGTTGAGACATTTAAATCTCCAAATGCAGGTAAAATAGGAACAGTATTTTATGGCAATGTAAAATACTATATGAATCCGGTTCGCAAACATACTGTAAATTCAGCTTTTGATATCACAAAAATCAAAGAGCTTCCTAGAGTAGATATCATCTATAGCCATTCAAACGACAATCCTGACTTTGCTAACATTTCTATCAAAAATGGAGCAAAAGGTATAATCAGCGCTGGTATGGGTAACGGAAATCCATTCCCTACCGTTCTTGAAGTTCTTGGCGAGGGTGTTAAAAAAGGTGTGGTTGTAGTTCGTGATTCACGTGTAGGAAGTGGTGAGACTACTTTAAACGGAGAAGTTGATGACGGCAAATACGGCTTTTTAGCAAGTGATAACCTAAACGCTCAAAAAGCTAGAGTATTGCTAATGCTAGCTCTTACCCAAACAAACGATAAAGCAAAAATTCAAGAGTTCTTCTATACTCATTAA